A genomic segment from Actinomadura hallensis encodes:
- a CDS encoding amidase, which produces MAAHGPHGGDTGGTPGRREATLSDEIHFMSARELARRIRARELSAREVLRAHLDQIERTNPQVNAVVTLIAEEAERQALAADERLASGVPPGPLHGLPVAHKDTHATGGVRTTSGSPIFADHVPDADELVVERIRAAGAITIGKTNVPEFAAGSHTFNPVFGVTRNPYDPTRSAGGSSGGAAAALACGMHPIADGSDMGGSLRNPASFCNVVGLRPSPGRVPSWPVAAAWSTLGVQGPMARDVADTALLLSVLAGPDPRSPIALETPGSAFAVPLDRDLAGLRVAWSPDLGGTVPVDPAVTGVLEPAVKVFEDLGCTVEEACPDLSGADEVFRTLRAWHWDITLRPLLDERRADFKPSLAQNIDAGRGLTGAELGRAEVLHTRLFHRVREFFERYDALLLPVSQVPPFDAALEYPEEVAGEPMHDYLEWMRSCFLISATGSPALSVPAGFTGDGLPVGLQIVGPHHGDLAVLQIGHAFEQATLHGRRRPPLAAG; this is translated from the coding sequence ATGGCCGCTCACGGGCCACATGGGGGGGACACTGGTGGGACCCCCGGCAGAAGGGAAGCGACGTTGTCCGACGAGATCCACTTCATGTCCGCCCGCGAACTCGCCCGCCGCATCCGCGCCCGCGAGCTGTCGGCGCGGGAGGTCCTGCGGGCCCATCTCGACCAGATCGAGCGGACGAACCCGCAGGTCAACGCGGTGGTCACGTTGATCGCCGAGGAGGCGGAACGGCAGGCCCTCGCCGCCGACGAGCGGCTCGCGTCCGGCGTCCCGCCGGGCCCCCTGCACGGCCTGCCGGTGGCGCACAAGGACACGCACGCCACCGGGGGCGTCCGCACCACGTCCGGGTCGCCGATCTTCGCCGACCACGTCCCGGACGCCGACGAGCTGGTCGTGGAGCGGATCCGGGCGGCCGGGGCCATCACGATCGGCAAGACGAACGTGCCGGAGTTCGCCGCCGGGTCCCACACGTTCAACCCGGTGTTCGGCGTGACCCGCAACCCCTACGACCCGACCCGGTCCGCCGGCGGCAGCAGCGGCGGGGCCGCGGCGGCGCTGGCGTGCGGCATGCATCCCATCGCCGACGGCAGCGACATGGGCGGGTCCCTGCGCAACCCCGCGTCGTTCTGCAACGTCGTCGGGCTCCGCCCGTCGCCGGGGCGGGTTCCGTCGTGGCCGGTCGCGGCGGCCTGGTCGACGCTGGGCGTGCAGGGTCCCATGGCGCGGGACGTGGCCGACACGGCGCTGCTCCTGTCGGTGCTCGCGGGACCCGACCCGCGCAGCCCGATCGCGCTGGAGACGCCGGGCTCGGCGTTCGCCGTCCCCCTCGACCGGGACCTCGCGGGGCTGCGGGTCGCCTGGTCCCCCGACCTCGGCGGGACGGTGCCCGTCGATCCCGCCGTCACCGGCGTCCTCGAACCCGCCGTGAAGGTGTTCGAGGACCTCGGCTGCACGGTCGAGGAGGCGTGCCCCGACCTGTCGGGCGCCGACGAGGTCTTCCGGACGCTGCGCGCCTGGCACTGGGACATCACGCTCCGCCCTCTGCTGGACGAGCGCCGCGCCGACTTCAAGCCGTCGCTCGCGCAGAACATCGACGCGGGCCGCGGCCTCACCGGCGCCGAGCTCGGCCGGGCCGAGGTGCTGCACACCCGGCTGTTCCACCGGGTCAGGGAGTTCTTCGAGCGCTACGACGCGCTGCTCCTGCCGGTCAGCCAGGTGCCGCCGTTCGACGCCGCGCTGGAGTACCCGGAGGAGGTCGCCGGGGAGCCGATGCACGACTACCTGGAGTGGATGCGCTCGTGCTTCCTCATCTCGGCGACCGGCTCCCCCGCGCTGTCGGTGCCCGCCGGGTTCACCGGCGACGGGCTGCCGGTCGGCCTGCAGATCGTCGGCCCGCACCACGGGGATCTCGCGGTCCTGCAGATCGGGCACGCGTTCGAGCAGGCCACCCTGCACGGGCGGCGCCGCCCTCCGCTGGCCGCCGGGTGA
- a CDS encoding PP2C family protein-serine/threonine phosphatase — MLQRLVHLLPPRVRAVLRRIPVLVALYRWLRRGKLTRERHVFAALAAFAVAIGFATANDTRGLAPSGILVLIVIGGGLLLKVRSLIALLVVVAGTAAYNAWLDVPAIGIGMAVTLTISAVLALTLARTRQKLGVQGLRGDSMLLELRDRLQRQGEMPELPEGWGSQVVLLQAGGSSFGGDFVVSASDGDTLEVALVDVSGKGTDAGTRALMLSGAFGGLLGSVQPERFLPACNDYLHRQRWDEGFVTAVHVVVDLKTGEYTVESAGHPPAVQFDASSGEWRVGSAKGVVLGVVPDLRCIPERGKLRPGDALLLYTDGLVESPGSDLDAGIDRLLGEAERLVPQGFGRGARELVETMAAARDDDCALVLIWRT, encoded by the coding sequence ATGCTGCAACGACTGGTGCACCTCCTTCCGCCGAGAGTGCGCGCCGTCCTGCGCCGGATCCCGGTCCTCGTGGCGCTGTACCGGTGGCTGCGGCGGGGGAAGCTGACCAGGGAGCGCCACGTGTTCGCGGCCCTGGCGGCCTTCGCGGTCGCCATAGGGTTCGCCACCGCGAACGACACGAGGGGCCTGGCGCCCTCGGGCATCCTCGTCCTGATCGTGATCGGCGGCGGGCTGCTGCTGAAGGTGCGGAGCCTGATCGCGCTGCTCGTCGTCGTCGCCGGGACGGCCGCCTACAACGCCTGGCTGGACGTCCCCGCGATCGGCATCGGCATGGCCGTCACGCTGACGATCAGCGCGGTGCTCGCCCTCACCCTCGCCCGGACGCGCCAGAAACTCGGCGTGCAGGGCCTGCGCGGCGACTCGATGCTGCTGGAGCTGCGCGACCGCCTGCAGCGCCAGGGGGAGATGCCGGAACTCCCGGAGGGCTGGGGCTCGCAGGTGGTGCTGCTGCAGGCCGGCGGGTCGTCGTTCGGCGGCGACTTCGTGGTGTCGGCGTCCGACGGGGACACCCTGGAGGTCGCGCTGGTCGACGTGTCCGGCAAGGGCACCGACGCCGGAACCCGGGCGCTGATGCTGTCGGGGGCGTTCGGGGGGCTTCTTGGATCGGTCCAGCCCGAGCGGTTCCTTCCCGCCTGCAACGACTACCTCCACCGCCAGCGGTGGGACGAGGGGTTCGTCACCGCCGTCCACGTCGTCGTCGACCTGAAGACGGGGGAGTACACGGTCGAGTCGGCGGGGCATCCGCCGGCCGTCCAGTTCGACGCGAGCAGCGGCGAATGGCGGGTCGGGTCCGCCAAGGGAGTGGTGCTGGGCGTCGTGCCCGATCTGCGGTGCATCCCCGAGCGCGGGAAGCTGCGGCCCGGCGACGCGCTGCTCCTCTACACCGACGGGCTGGTGGAGTCCCCGGGCAGCGACCTCGACGCCGGGATCGACCGGCTGCTCGGCGAGGCGGAGCGGCTCGTCCCCCAGGGGTTCGGCCGGGGCGCGAGGGAGCTGGTGGAGACGATGGCGGCGGCCCGCGACGACGACTGCGCCCTCGTCCTCATCTGGCGCACCTGA
- a CDS encoding ABC transporter permease, which translates to MSTRTAAKAPAAPPVPRPVTDRDSVRFGDLLRSEWVKFRSLRSLWWTLLAMVTLSVTVTLLVSSGEPADYAALSAEERREWDPTGLSLTSFFVGQLAVCLLGVLTVTSEYATGTIRTSLAAMPRRGRLLAAKTLVLAGVALAAGQVTSFACFLTGQAMIGRRDGTPTASLADPGVPGAVIGIGLYLAAIGLLAVAVGTLTRSTAGGLAVLVGVTLLVPATGELFPSPVQKAFAYWPSLGGPEVRNLHPTAEYPDGWWNLAGMTAGVAAVLAVAFVVFRRREV; encoded by the coding sequence GTGAGCACGCGGACCGCGGCGAAGGCGCCGGCGGCGCCACCCGTCCCCCGCCCCGTCACGGACCGGGACTCGGTCCGCTTCGGCGACCTGCTGCGGTCGGAGTGGGTGAAGTTCCGCAGCCTGCGCTCCCTGTGGTGGACGCTCCTGGCCATGGTGACGCTCAGCGTCACCGTCACCCTGCTCGTGAGCAGCGGCGAGCCGGCGGACTACGCCGCGCTCAGCGCCGAGGAGCGGCGCGAATGGGACCCGACGGGGCTCTCCCTCACCAGCTTCTTCGTCGGGCAGCTGGCCGTCTGCCTGCTCGGCGTCCTCACCGTCACCTCCGAGTACGCCACCGGCACGATCCGCACGTCGCTGGCCGCGATGCCGCGGCGCGGCCGGCTGCTGGCCGCCAAGACGCTCGTGCTCGCGGGGGTCGCGCTGGCGGCCGGGCAGGTCACGTCCTTCGCCTGCTTCCTCACCGGCCAGGCGATGATCGGGCGGCGGGACGGGACGCCGACCGCCTCCCTGGCCGACCCCGGTGTGCCCGGGGCCGTCATCGGCATCGGGCTCTACCTGGCGGCGATCGGCCTGCTGGCGGTGGCGGTGGGGACGCTGACGCGGTCGACGGCGGGCGGCCTGGCCGTGCTGGTCGGGGTCACGCTGCTCGTCCCGGCGACCGGGGAGCTGTTCCCCTCGCCGGTGCAGAAGGCGTTCGCGTACTGGCCTTCGCTCGGCGGCCCCGAGGTGCGCAACCTCCACCCGACCGCCGAGTACCCCGACGGGTGGTGGAACCTCGCCGGGATGACCGCCGGCGTCGCGGCGGTGCTGGCCGTGGCCTTCGTCGTCTTCCGGCGGCGCGAGGTGTGA
- a CDS encoding sensor histidine kinase, with protein sequence MRSLGNRWSPSSWSVRTRVTVTATLIVALLLVAGSLIFYQVVRYTVLEGLHDQGTHAITDLTTLVRTSDPRGQLSARDTEFTLLQVVSEDDVVLATSASLEDYGPLDVPLPRNPGRAVYRTLKIPGKGQVYLVTERVRTAGGWRIAHAATPIDEFNRYQGIFIGMLVGMSVVGTAAVGYIVSLSVRRALRPVRTMSGELAEITGRAPDRRVTVPGPADEVSELARSVNVTLGRLQDVLERQRGFVADVSHELRSPLTGLRAQLELALEHPEDEDWPVVARTALDNAERLHGIVSDLLILAKVGAGVEAGREPVDLASLVRSETARRTPRVPVELDVEEGVTVLATPHHIVRVLTNLLDNAERHAESWIRVTVTAEERDAVLEVLDDGAGIAPKDRERIFWRFHRLAESRDRDQAGTGLGLTISRDIARAHGGSLVAAESDRGARFVMRIPLDRSAAGGP encoded by the coding sequence GTGCGGAGTCTCGGGAACCGGTGGTCGCCGTCCTCCTGGTCGGTGCGGACCCGGGTGACGGTCACCGCGACCCTGATCGTCGCCCTCCTGCTCGTCGCCGGCTCGCTGATCTTCTACCAGGTCGTCAGGTACACGGTCCTCGAGGGCCTGCACGACCAGGGGACCCACGCCATCACCGACCTGACGACGCTGGTCCGCACGTCGGACCCGCGAGGCCAGCTCTCCGCGCGGGACACCGAGTTCACCCTCCTGCAGGTGGTGTCGGAGGACGACGTCGTGCTCGCCACGAGCGCCTCGCTGGAGGACTACGGTCCACTGGACGTGCCCTTGCCCCGCAACCCGGGCAGGGCCGTCTACCGCACCCTCAAGATCCCGGGGAAGGGTCAGGTCTACCTGGTCACGGAACGCGTGCGGACGGCGGGCGGCTGGCGGATCGCGCATGCCGCGACCCCCATCGACGAGTTCAACCGCTATCAGGGCATCTTCATCGGCATGCTGGTGGGGATGTCGGTCGTCGGTACCGCCGCGGTCGGCTACATCGTGTCGCTGTCGGTGCGGCGGGCGCTGCGCCCGGTGCGGACGATGAGCGGCGAGCTCGCCGAGATCACCGGCCGTGCCCCGGACCGCCGCGTGACCGTCCCCGGCCCCGCCGACGAGGTGTCGGAGCTGGCGAGGTCGGTCAACGTGACGCTGGGCCGGCTGCAGGACGTCCTCGAACGGCAGCGCGGGTTCGTCGCCGACGTCTCGCACGAGCTCCGCAGCCCGCTCACCGGGCTGCGGGCCCAGCTGGAGCTGGCGCTGGAGCATCCCGAGGACGAGGACTGGCCGGTCGTCGCCCGGACCGCGCTCGACAACGCCGAGCGGCTCCACGGCATCGTGAGCGACCTGCTGATCCTGGCGAAGGTCGGCGCGGGCGTGGAGGCGGGGCGGGAACCGGTCGACCTGGCCTCGCTGGTCCGCTCGGAGACGGCGCGGCGCACCCCCAGGGTGCCCGTCGAACTGGACGTGGAGGAGGGCGTCACGGTGCTGGCGACGCCCCACCACATCGTCCGGGTCCTGACGAATCTCCTGGACAACGCCGAGCGGCACGCCGAGTCGTGGATCAGGGTGACCGTGACCGCGGAGGAGCGCGACGCCGTGCTGGAGGTGCTGGACGACGGCGCGGGGATCGCGCCCAAGGACCGCGAGCGGATCTTCTGGCGCTTCCACCGGCTCGCCGAGAGCCGCGACCGCGACCAGGCCGGGACCGGACTCGGACTGACGATCTCCCGCGACATCGCCCGCGCGCACGGCGGTTCGCTCGTCGCCGCCGAGAGCGACCGGGGCGCGCGGTTCGTGATGCGCATCCCCCTCGACCGCTCCGCGGCCGGCGGGCCGTGA
- a CDS encoding ribose-5-phosphate isomerase — protein sequence MRVFLGCDHAGFELKEHLVSWLKENGHEAVDCGAFEYDAADDYPPFVLRAAERTAAEPGAIGVVIGGSGNGEAIAANKVKGVRAALVWSDATATLAREHNDANVISIGARQHDMDTATRFVKLFIETAYSGEPRHTRRIEMLGDYERTGELPPLPGEG from the coding sequence ATGCGCGTGTTTCTTGGATGCGACCATGCCGGCTTCGAGCTGAAGGAGCACCTGGTCTCCTGGCTGAAGGAGAACGGGCACGAGGCCGTGGACTGCGGCGCGTTCGAGTACGACGCCGCCGACGACTACCCGCCGTTCGTGCTGCGGGCGGCCGAGCGGACGGCGGCCGAGCCGGGAGCGATCGGCGTGGTGATCGGCGGCTCCGGCAACGGCGAGGCCATCGCCGCCAACAAGGTCAAGGGCGTGCGCGCCGCACTGGTCTGGAGCGACGCCACCGCCACGCTCGCCCGCGAGCACAACGACGCGAACGTCATCAGCATCGGCGCCCGCCAGCACGACATGGACACCGCCACCCGGTTCGTGAAGCTGTTCATCGAGACCGCCTACTCCGGGGAACCGCGCCACACCCGCCGGATCGAGATGCTCGGCGACTACGAGCGGACGGGCGAGCTTCCGCCCCTGCCCGGCGAAGGCTGA
- a CDS encoding serine/threonine-protein kinase: MDGHITPLEPADPREVAGLTLLGRLGSGGMGMVYLGADPASGGRVAVKTIHPHLAGDPSHRRRFRDEAQLASRVASFCTARVLAHGEENGRPYLVTEYVGGVSLHSRLVADGPLPAADLHGVAVGVASALAAIHAAGLVHRDLKPANVMLTLSGCRVIDFGIARSQDPAGPAAAASGKVLGTPGWIAPEVLIGGPATPAADVFAWGCLIAHAGTGRMPIGGDPATLRTGADEPDLSGLPEPLVPAVRSALAKNPAERPTASDLLLTLVEQQEPDPFGRWPATPPPASPAPAPSRGSGRRGRRAGAGHDDTDTRAFTPPGMVDATSSTRARVLAGAGAAAGTVLIGAIIFGLAQGRNEPQQRPDTPAHKARHGLW; the protein is encoded by the coding sequence ATGGACGGACACATCACGCCGCTGGAACCCGCGGACCCCCGGGAGGTCGCCGGGCTCACGCTGCTGGGCCGGCTCGGCTCGGGGGGCATGGGGATGGTCTACCTCGGCGCCGACCCCGCGTCCGGGGGCCGGGTGGCGGTGAAGACCATCCATCCGCATCTGGCGGGCGACCCCTCCCACCGGCGGCGCTTCAGGGACGAGGCCCAGCTCGCGAGCCGCGTCGCGTCCTTCTGCACCGCGCGGGTCCTCGCGCACGGCGAGGAGAACGGCAGGCCCTACCTGGTCACCGAGTACGTGGGCGGCGTGTCGCTGCACAGCAGGCTCGTCGCCGACGGGCCGCTGCCCGCCGCCGACCTGCACGGCGTGGCGGTGGGGGTGGCGTCGGCGCTCGCGGCGATCCACGCGGCGGGCCTCGTGCACCGCGACCTCAAACCCGCCAACGTGATGCTGACCCTGTCCGGCTGCCGGGTCATCGACTTCGGCATCGCCCGCAGCCAGGACCCCGCCGGCCCGGCCGCCGCCGCGTCGGGCAAGGTCCTCGGAACGCCCGGATGGATCGCGCCCGAGGTGCTCATCGGCGGTCCCGCGACGCCCGCCGCCGACGTCTTCGCATGGGGCTGCCTCATCGCCCACGCGGGGACGGGCCGGATGCCGATCGGCGGCGACCCCGCGACCCTCCGCACGGGCGCCGACGAACCCGACCTGTCGGGGCTGCCGGAGCCGCTGGTCCCCGCCGTGCGGTCGGCCCTGGCGAAGAACCCGGCCGAGCGCCCCACCGCGTCCGACCTGCTGCTGACCCTGGTCGAGCAGCAGGAACCGGACCCTTTCGGGCGGTGGCCCGCGACGCCGCCGCCGGCTTCTCCGGCGCCCGCCCCCTCCCGGGGGTCCGGGCGTCGCGGCCGCCGAGCCGGCGCAGGTCACGACGACACCGACACCAGGGCGTTCACACCGCCCGGCATGGTGGACGCGACGTCGTCCACCCGCGCCCGGGTGCTGGCCGGCGCGGGCGCCGCCGCGGGCACCGTGCTGATCGGCGCGATCATCTTCGGGCTGGCGCAGGGCAGGAACGAGCCGCAGCAGCGTCCCGACACCCCGGCGCACAAGGCCCGCCACGGCCTCTGGTGA
- a CDS encoding response regulator transcription factor → MERADRATTPRAAGRLLVVDDEATVRELLSAALRFAGFSVTSAATGAEAVAAAAERPPDLVLLDVMLPDMDGFEVVRRLSEPPRAAGAPPVLFLTARDAQADKVTGLSLGADDYVTKPFDLEELIARIRAILRRTAGRPGAVFTVGDLELDAEGHQVTRAGRPVRVSPTEFRLLRHLMENTGRVVSKAEILDRVWRYDFGGDASIVDTYISYLRRKVDTGEPKLIHTIRGVGYVMREPGR, encoded by the coding sequence ATGGAGCGGGCGGACCGGGCGACGACGCCGCGGGCGGCCGGGCGGCTGCTGGTGGTGGACGACGAGGCCACGGTCCGCGAGCTGCTCTCCGCGGCGCTGCGCTTCGCCGGCTTCTCGGTGACGTCCGCGGCCACCGGAGCCGAGGCGGTGGCCGCGGCGGCGGAGCGGCCGCCGGACCTGGTGCTGCTGGACGTCATGCTCCCCGACATGGACGGCTTCGAGGTCGTCCGGCGGCTGAGCGAGCCCCCGCGGGCGGCGGGGGCTCCGCCGGTGCTGTTCCTCACCGCCCGCGACGCGCAGGCCGACAAGGTCACCGGCCTGTCGCTGGGCGCCGACGACTACGTGACCAAGCCGTTCGACCTGGAGGAACTGATCGCGCGGATCCGGGCGATCCTGCGCCGGACCGCGGGACGGCCCGGGGCGGTGTTCACGGTCGGCGACCTGGAGCTGGACGCCGAGGGGCACCAGGTGACGCGCGCGGGCCGGCCCGTCCGCGTCTCCCCGACCGAGTTCCGGCTGCTGCGGCACCTCATGGAGAACACCGGCCGGGTGGTGTCCAAGGCGGAGATCCTCGACCGGGTGTGGCGCTACGACTTCGGCGGCGACGCCAGCATCGTCGACACCTACATCTCCTACCTGCGGCGCAAGGTCGACACCGGGGAGCCCAAGCTCATCCACACCATCCGCGGCGTGGGCTACGTGATGCGGGAGCCGGGGCGGTGA
- a CDS encoding sensor histidine kinase, translated as MIRPMRRFSLRSRLLLLTSGLLLVGLGLISAVLSNRLESHLVDRLDGQLRSLATIATMLPAQGGVDAESLDAVPGVAGPALDVFGAPSLVLLDGDGRVLTAIHSSRRGGRSLPPPSELRRVPAGGDPVTLASADGSERWRAVGVRARDRDGGRDGTAIAAASLAGVDATTANLRTTGLVGGAALLALLTAAGWFALRGGLRPLRTVEDTAAAVASGDLGRRVPEPAPPGTEIGRLSGALNTMLGQLERAFAERAASEARMREFVSDVSHELRTPLFGIKGSTELYRMGALTGPDDVDATMHRIEREAARLTALTEDLLLLARLDQAPGAALEPAPMDLRTLAGDARHDLRALDRSRPVEITGPDGGPPGPAPVLGDEARLRQVVANLVGNAAAHTPSGTPVRIGVGTADGRAVLDVADEGPGMSEEQAARVFDRFYRADRSRDRSGGGGTGLGLAIARSLARAHGGDVELATSPGEGARFRLALPLAVPPGDPERGDGGGRDAEGPGGGGPGGGGPGGGGPGGGGPGGGVGETGQAGGR; from the coding sequence GTGATCCGGCCGATGCGGCGGTTCTCGCTCCGGTCGAGGCTCCTGCTGCTCACCTCCGGGCTGCTGCTGGTGGGGCTCGGCCTCATCAGCGCCGTCCTGTCGAACCGCCTGGAGAGCCACCTGGTCGACCGGCTCGACGGCCAGCTGCGCTCGCTCGCCACGATCGCCACGATGCTGCCGGCGCAGGGCGGCGTGGACGCGGAGAGCCTCGACGCCGTCCCGGGGGTCGCCGGCCCGGCACTGGACGTGTTCGGCGCCCCCTCCCTCGTGCTGCTGGACGGTGACGGCCGGGTGCTGACGGCGATCCACTCCTCTCGCCGGGGCGGCCGGTCCCTGCCACCGCCGTCCGAGCTGCGCCGGGTCCCCGCCGGAGGGGACCCCGTCACCCTCGCCTCGGCCGACGGCTCGGAACGCTGGCGGGCCGTCGGCGTCCGGGCCCGCGACAGGGACGGCGGGCGGGACGGCACCGCGATCGCCGCGGCGTCCCTCGCCGGCGTCGACGCCACCACCGCGAACCTGCGGACCACCGGCCTGGTCGGCGGCGCCGCGCTGCTGGCCCTGCTGACGGCCGCCGGGTGGTTCGCCCTGCGGGGCGGGCTGCGCCCGCTGCGGACGGTCGAGGACACCGCGGCCGCGGTCGCCTCCGGCGACCTCGGCAGGCGCGTGCCCGAGCCGGCCCCGCCCGGCACCGAGATCGGGCGGCTCTCGGGGGCGCTCAACACGATGCTCGGCCAGCTGGAACGGGCGTTCGCCGAGCGGGCGGCGTCCGAGGCGCGGATGCGCGAGTTCGTCTCCGACGTCAGCCACGAGCTGCGCACCCCGCTGTTCGGCATCAAGGGCTCCACGGAGCTGTACCGGATGGGGGCGCTGACCGGCCCCGACGACGTCGACGCCACGATGCACCGCATCGAGCGGGAGGCGGCCCGCCTCACCGCTCTGACCGAGGACCTGCTGCTGCTCGCACGGCTCGACCAGGCGCCCGGGGCCGCGCTGGAACCGGCCCCGATGGACCTGCGTACCCTCGCCGGCGACGCCCGCCACGACCTGCGGGCTCTCGACCGGTCCCGCCCGGTCGAGATCACCGGGCCGGACGGCGGCCCGCCCGGCCCGGCGCCGGTGCTGGGCGACGAGGCGCGGCTGCGGCAGGTGGTCGCCAACCTCGTGGGCAACGCCGCCGCGCACACCCCGTCCGGCACGCCGGTCCGCATCGGCGTCGGCACGGCGGACGGCCGCGCGGTCCTCGACGTCGCCGACGAGGGCCCCGGCATGAGCGAGGAGCAGGCGGCCCGCGTCTTCGACCGCTTCTACCGGGCGGACCGCTCGCGGGACCGGTCCGGCGGGGGCGGCACCGGCCTCGGCCTGGCCATCGCGCGCTCGCTGGCGCGGGCCCACGGCGGCGACGTCGAACTCGCGACGTCCCCCGGTGAAGGTGCCCGGTTTCGCCTCGCGCTCCCCCTCGCCGTCCCGCCCGGCGATCCCGAGCGCGGGGACGGCGGGGGCCGGGACGCCGAGGGTCCGGGCGGCGGGGGTCCGGGCGGCGGGGGTCCGGGCGGCGGGGGTCCGGGCGGCGGGGGTCCGGGCGGCGGGGTCGGGGAGACCGGTCAGGCGGGAGGGCGGTAG
- a CDS encoding acetyl-CoA carboxylase carboxyltransferase subunit alpha/beta, whose amino-acid sequence MSERVGARELLRRVLDEEGWVSWDAPPTGQPGPSTPYGRELAAARERSGCDEAVITGEGRLRGRRVAFVVSEFRFLAGSIGLATADRIVAAVERATAERLPLLAAPSSGGTRMQEGTAAFVQMARITAAVRAHRSAGLPYLVYLRHPTTGGVFASWGSLGHVTAAEPGALIGFLGPRVYEGLYGEPFPGGVQVAENLAAKGLLDAVVGIDDLAGVASRALDVLCADPPPAAPPPETATPVPETAAWESIERSRRADRPGVRELLRHGARDVTPLSGTGQGEFDPGMLLALARFGDAPCVLVGQDRTGQRTGHPLGPAGLRMARRGMRLAAELALPLVTVVDTPGAALSAEAEEGGLAGEIARCLADLMNHPSPTLCLLLGEGTGGAALALLPADRVLVARHAWLSPLPPEGASLIVHRTTERADEVAAAQGVRSADLLRDGVADELVPEYPDAADEPEEFCRRAAAAVERGLSGLRPGGPAARQSRYRPPA is encoded by the coding sequence GTGAGCGAGCGAGTCGGTGCGCGCGAACTGCTGCGCCGCGTGCTGGACGAGGAGGGCTGGGTCTCCTGGGACGCCCCGCCCACGGGGCAGCCGGGACCGTCCACCCCCTACGGGCGGGAGCTGGCCGCCGCCCGTGAGCGCAGCGGGTGCGACGAGGCCGTGATCACCGGGGAGGGGCGGCTGCGGGGCCGCCGCGTCGCGTTCGTCGTGTCCGAGTTCCGCTTCCTCGCCGGCTCGATCGGCCTCGCCACCGCCGACCGGATCGTCGCCGCCGTCGAGCGCGCCACCGCCGAGCGGCTGCCGCTGCTCGCCGCGCCGTCGTCCGGCGGGACCCGGATGCAGGAGGGCACGGCCGCGTTCGTCCAGATGGCCCGCATCACCGCCGCCGTCCGTGCGCACCGCTCGGCCGGGCTGCCCTACCTGGTCTATCTGCGGCACCCCACGACGGGCGGGGTGTTCGCCTCGTGGGGGTCGCTCGGGCACGTGACGGCCGCCGAGCCCGGCGCGCTGATCGGCTTCCTGGGGCCGCGCGTGTACGAGGGCCTCTACGGGGAGCCGTTCCCCGGCGGCGTCCAGGTCGCCGAGAACCTGGCGGCGAAGGGCCTGCTGGACGCCGTGGTCGGGATCGACGACCTCGCCGGCGTGGCGTCCCGGGCCCTGGACGTGCTGTGCGCGGACCCGCCCCCGGCCGCCCCGCCCCCGGAGACCGCGACCCCGGTCCCGGAGACCGCGGCGTGGGAGTCGATCGAGCGGTCGCGCCGCGCCGACCGCCCGGGCGTCCGCGAACTGCTCCGCCACGGGGCGCGCGACGTGACGCCCCTCTCCGGCACTGGGCAGGGGGAGTTCGACCCGGGCATGCTCCTCGCCCTGGCGCGTTTCGGCGACGCGCCCTGCGTCCTCGTGGGCCAGGACCGCACCGGCCAGCGCACGGGCCATCCGCTCGGGCCCGCGGGCCTGCGCATGGCGCGGCGCGGGATGCGGCTGGCCGCCGAGCTGGCCCTGCCGCTGGTCACGGTCGTCGACACGCCCGGCGCCGCGCTGTCGGCCGAGGCGGAGGAGGGCGGCCTCGCCGGCGAGATCGCCCGCTGCCTCGCCGACCTGATGAACCACCCGTCGCCGACGCTGTGCCTGCTGCTGGGCGAGGGCACGGGCGGCGCGGCGCTGGCGCTGCTGCCCGCCGACCGGGTCCTGGTGGCCCGGCACGCCTGGCTGTCCCCGCTGCCGCCCGAGGGCGCGTCACTGATCGTCCACCGGACCACGGAGCGGGCGGACGAGGTCGCGGCTGCCCAGGGCGTCCGCTCGGCGGACCTCCTGCGCGACGGCGTCGCCGACGAGCTCGTCCCCGAGTACCCGGACGCGGCCGACGAGCCCGAGGAGTTCTGCCGCCGCGCCGCCGCCGCGGTGGAGCGGGGCCTGTCCGGCCTGCGCCCCGGCGGGCCCGCCGCCCGCCAGTCCCGCTACCGCCCTCCCGCCTGA